One segment of Hydrogenothermus marinus DNA contains the following:
- the phoU gene encoding phosphate signaling complex protein PhoU, producing MLIKPKLEEIRNKLIEMADLSVRMLENAVKSIVEHNPEPLKTVEALEEVVDKLEVENESLIITTIARYQPEAKILRFLIMDLFVNRDLERIADHAENIKEQAERIIKKPKLKEYVDLPLMSDIALKMVKDAVKCLETLDTELARDVIKRDDKVDALNEQIIREIYTYMVEDPKNIKVGIRLITVASNIERIADIATNLAEEVIYMKEGKMLRHQEVDENGKS from the coding sequence ATGCTTATAAAACCAAAACTTGAAGAAATAAGAAACAAACTTATAGAAATGGCAGATTTATCTGTAAGAATGTTAGAAAATGCAGTAAAATCTATTGTAGAACATAATCCAGAACCATTAAAAACAGTAGAAGCTTTAGAAGAAGTTGTAGATAAATTAGAAGTTGAAAATGAAAGTTTAATTATTACAACTATAGCAAGATACCAGCCAGAAGCAAAAATACTTAGATTTTTAATAATGGATTTATTTGTAAATAGAGATTTAGAAAGAATAGCAGACCATGCAGAAAATATAAAAGAGCAAGCAGAAAGAATTATTAAAAAACCAAAACTTAAAGAATATGTTGATTTACCTTTAATGTCAGATATAGCTTTAAAAATGGTAAAAGATGCAGTAAAATGTCTTGAAACCTTAGATACAGAACTTGCAAGAGATGTTATTAAAAGAGATGATAAAGTAGATGCATTAAATGAGCAGATAATAAGAGAAATTTATACATATATGGTAGAAGATCCTAAAAATATTAAAGTAGGAATAAGATTAATAACAGTTGCTTCAAATATTGAGAGAATAGCAGATATAGCAACAAATCTTGCAGAAGAAGTAATTTATATGAAAGAAGGAAAAATGCTTAGACATCAAGAAGTAGATGAAAATGGAAAATCCTAA
- the pstB gene encoding phosphate ABC transporter ATP-binding protein PstB, translated as MSEKEKIKVENLKFWYAGAKEPSLKGITMPIYENKVTALIGPSGCGKTTLLRCFNRMHDLYKGNRYEGKILLDNENILDKDYDLIKLRTKVGMVFQKPTPFPMSIFDNVAYGLKLRGIKDKKVLEEKVEKALKEAALWDEVKDRLNESANGLSGGQQQRLVIARALAVEPEVLLFDEPTSALDPISTAKIEELVVKLKKDVTIIIVTHNMQQAARVSDYTAFMYLGELVEFDKTDIIFTSPSKKLTEEYVSGKFG; from the coding sequence ATGTCTGAAAAAGAAAAAATAAAAGTTGAAAATCTGAAGTTTTGGTATGCAGGAGCAAAAGAACCTTCTTTAAAAGGTATTACAATGCCTATATATGAAAATAAAGTTACTGCTTTAATAGGCCCTTCTGGATGTGGAAAAACTACCCTTTTAAGATGTTTCAATAGAATGCATGACTTATATAAAGGAAACAGATATGAAGGTAAAATCTTACTTGATAATGAAAATATCTTAGACAAAGATTATGATTTAATCAAACTAAGAACAAAAGTTGGAATGGTATTCCAAAAACCAACACCATTTCCAATGAGCATATTTGATAATGTGGCTTATGGTTTAAAATTAAGAGGAATAAAAGATAAAAAAGTTTTAGAAGAAAAGGTAGAAAAAGCATTAAAAGAAGCTGCTTTATGGGATGAAGTTAAAGATAGATTAAATGAATCTGCTAACGGTTTATCAGGTGGTCAGCAACAAAGATTAGTGATAGCAAGGGCTTTAGCAGTTGAGCCTGAAGTGCTTCTTTTTGATGAGCCAACATCTGCTTTAGATCCAATATCTACTGCTAAAATTGAAGAATTAGTTGTTAAGCTAAAAAAAGATGTAACAATAATAATAGTTACTCATAATATGCAACAAGCGGCAAGAGTTTCAGATTATACTGCTTTTATGTATCTTGGAGAACTTGTTGAATTTGATAAAACAGATATTATATTTACATCACCTTCTAAAAAATTAACAGAAGAGTATGTATCAGGAAAATTTGGATAA
- a CDS encoding ABC transporter permease subunit, translating into MIYNEAYVKRRKIQSYIALLLSTVAAFIGLFWLGFILFDVLRHGISGLNIELFTEDPAPPGVPGGGLRNAFIGQLEIVFYATIMGIPLGILAGTFIAEYARGSKFAKTVSTLSDIMVSVPSIVVGTFIYAILVKPIGHINWGGLLAVAFLSAIIAIIFGGILNIIVNKFFSIKTASAGKFIGLVIALISTIVGVLAFIILTNKLVDKIQGFNGWAGAASLAFIMIPVVLRTTEDMLSLVPWSLREAAFALGATYFKVIKDIVYKAAATGILTGIILSISRVAGETAPLLFTSFNNAYFTTNMNEPISSLTVTIFVYAMGPYDDWHSKAWAASFIITFFILIVTIVARAIIHLRYKG; encoded by the coding sequence ATGATTTATAATGAAGCATATGTAAAAAGAAGAAAAATTCAAAGTTATATAGCTCTTTTACTTTCTACAGTAGCTGCTTTTATTGGGCTTTTTTGGCTTGGATTTATTTTGTTTGATGTTTTAAGACATGGCATTTCAGGATTAAATATTGAACTATTTACAGAAGATCCAGCACCTCCCGGTGTACCAGGTGGTGGTTTAAGAAATGCTTTTATAGGCCAGCTTGAGATAGTTTTTTATGCAACTATAATGGGAATTCCTTTAGGAATTTTAGCAGGTACTTTTATAGCAGAGTATGCAAGAGGTTCAAAATTTGCAAAAACTGTTTCTACTCTTTCTGATATTATGGTAAGTGTTCCATCTATTGTTGTTGGTACATTTATTTATGCAATATTAGTTAAACCTATTGGTCATATAAATTGGGGAGGGCTACTTGCAGTAGCATTTTTATCTGCAATAATAGCTATCATATTTGGTGGAATTTTAAATATTATAGTAAATAAATTTTTTAGTATAAAAACTGCTTCTGCAGGTAAATTTATAGGTCTTGTTATTGCTTTAATTTCAACGATTGTAGGTGTATTAGCATTTATAATACTTACTAATAAATTAGTTGATAAAATACAAGGATTCAACGGATGGGCTGGTGCTGCATCTCTTGCATTTATTATGATACCAGTTGTTTTAAGAACTACAGAAGATATGCTTTCTCTTGTGCCTTGGAGTTTAAGAGAAGCAGCATTTGCACTTGGAGCAACTTATTTTAAAGTAATTAAAGATATTGTTTATAAAGCTGCCGCTACAGGAATTTTAACAGGAATAATTCTTTCAATATCAAGGGTAGCAGGAGAAACTGCACCTTTACTATTTACATCATTTAATAATGCGTACTTCACAACAAATATGAATGAACCAATATCTTCTTTAACTGTTACTATTTTTGTATATGCAATGGGTCCTTATGATGACTGGCACTCTAAAGCTTGGGCAGCATCTTTCATAATTACATTTTTTATCCTAATTGTTACAATAGTAGCAAGAGCTATAATACATCTCCGTTATAAAGGATAG
- the pstC gene encoding phosphate ABC transporter permease subunit PstC translates to MKRLRRYPFADIIFGTVAFLASFLVLSLVFSTILVLYNESSLAIHKFGIINFILTNDWDPVREIFGAAAPLYGTIITTVLSLIFALPVAIGIAIFLSEVSPYLLKSPIGIAIEMLAAIPSIIYGMWGLFTLAPLMADYIEPAIQKTLGHIPIIGKLFEGEPQGVDLFTASVVLSIMIIPFIASIARDSLNLTPNIMKESAYALGATKWEVVKDIMIPYAKLGIYGGVVLALGRALGETMAVAFVLGNNHQITTSLFDSAATITVTLANEFTEADTDIYLSSLFYLAFLLFILSFVILAIAKFFLLKAEKNYSR, encoded by the coding sequence ATGAAAAGACTTAGAAGATATCCTTTTGCAGATATAATATTTGGAACTGTTGCTTTTCTTGCATCTTTTTTAGTTTTAAGTTTAGTATTTTCAACAATTTTAGTTCTTTATAATGAATCATCTTTGGCTATCCATAAGTTTGGGATTATAAATTTTATTCTTACAAATGATTGGGATCCTGTTAGAGAAATTTTTGGTGCAGCGGCTCCTTTATATGGAACTATTATTACAACTGTATTATCTTTAATTTTTGCTTTACCAGTTGCCATAGGTATAGCTATATTCCTAAGTGAAGTATCTCCTTATCTTCTAAAATCTCCAATAGGAATAGCTATCGAGATGCTAGCAGCAATTCCAAGTATTATATATGGTATGTGGGGCTTATTTACCCTTGCTCCCTTAATGGCAGATTATATAGAACCTGCTATCCAAAAAACCTTAGGACATATTCCTATTATTGGGAAACTTTTTGAAGGTGAGCCTCAAGGTGTAGATCTTTTTACTGCAAGTGTTGTTTTAAGTATTATGATAATCCCTTTTATAGCAAGTATTGCAAGAGATTCTTTAAATCTAACTCCAAATATAATGAAAGAGTCTGCTTATGCTCTTGGTGCTACAAAATGGGAAGTAGTTAAAGATATTATGATACCTTATGCTAAACTTGGTATATACGGTGGTGTTGTTTTAGCTCTTGGTAGAGCATTAGGAGAAACTATGGCAGTAGCTTTTGTTCTTGGAAATAATCATCAAATTACAACCTCTTTATTTGATTCAGCAGCAACTATTACAGTAACCTTAGCAAACGAGTTTACTGAAGCAGATACAGATATATACCTTTCATCTTTATTCTATTTAGCATTTTTATTATTTATTTTAAGTTTTGTGATACTTGCAATAGCAAAATTCTTCTTGCTTAAAGCAGAAAAGAATTACTCAAGATAA
- the pstS gene encoding phosphate ABC transporter substrate-binding protein PstS yields the protein MKKRLLSAVVATAATVSFATAGETITGAGSTFVYPVLSAWAYQYYKETGVKLNYQSIGSGGGIRQVTNRTVDFGASDAPLKPKQLDEKRLYQFPVIIGGVVPVVNIPGVKPGQLRLDGYTLCHIYMGHIKYWDNPKVKNLNPSLNLPHKKITVVHRSDGSGTTAIFTHYLSAVCQDWKEEVGAGKSVKWPVGIGGKGNEGVANYVKRLKYSIGYVEYAYAKQSRLSHAIMKNKAGNFVAPSVDTFKAAAATANFDPKKHFYLWLVNAPGKDAWPIAGTPFVLEPREKQERNKIVNKFFKWVFENGDQIALRLDYVPLPRELKGKIYKYWEEKGINP from the coding sequence ATGAAAAAAAGATTATTATCTGCAGTAGTAGCTACTGCTGCTACTGTTTCTTTTGCAACTGCAGGAGAAACTATTACTGGAGCTGGTTCTACTTTTGTTTATCCAGTATTGTCAGCATGGGCTTATCAGTATTACAAAGAAACAGGAGTTAAATTAAACTACCAATCAATAGGTTCTGGTGGTGGAATAAGACAGGTTACAAATAGAACTGTTGATTTTGGTGCTTCAGATGCACCATTAAAACCAAAGCAATTAGATGAAAAAAGACTTTATCAATTTCCAGTAATTATTGGTGGTGTAGTACCTGTTGTTAATATCCCAGGAGTTAAGCCAGGACAATTAAGATTAGATGGATATACTTTATGTCACATATATATGGGACATATAAAGTACTGGGATAATCCAAAAGTAAAAAATTTAAATCCAAGTTTAAACCTTCCACATAAAAAAATTACTGTAGTTCACAGATCAGATGGTTCTGGAACAACTGCTATATTTACTCACTATTTATCAGCAGTTTGTCAAGATTGGAAAGAAGAAGTAGGAGCTGGAAAATCTGTAAAATGGCCTGTAGGAATTGGAGGTAAAGGAAACGAGGGGGTTGCTAACTATGTTAAAAGATTAAAATATTCAATAGGATATGTTGAGTATGCTTATGCAAAACAAAGCAGACTTTCTCATGCAATAATGAAAAATAAAGCTGGAAATTTTGTAGCACCATCAGTTGATACATTTAAAGCAGCAGCTGCAACTGCAAATTTTGATCCTAAAAAACATTTCTATCTCTGGCTTGTAAATGCTCCAGGAAAAGATGCATGGCCTATCGCAGGAACTCCATTTGTATTAGAACCTAGAGAAAAACAAGAAAGAAATAAAATAGTTAATAAATTCTTTAAATGGGTTTTTGAAAATGGAGATCAAATAGCACTAAGACTTGATTATGTTCCATTACCAAGAGAATTAAAAGGAAAAATATATAAATACTGGGAAGAAAAAGGAATAAATCCTTAA
- the alr gene encoding alanine racemase, translating to MRSWAEVYTDLLTGNCEKIYKFSKKDIIAVVKADAYGHDSVIISKTLEKIPFVKILAVATAEEGKILREKGIKKDILVLGGILKDEIEYFNKYSLIPVISDFESLKLVNYLKNKNIHIKFDTGMSRLGFYKKDINKIIDLVKSYEIKIEGLMSHFPSADIDKEFTLKQIEDFKSIVNLFRKNKIYPEYIHIQNSAGLIYKCDFCNLVRVGLVLYGEKPFEDFPLNIKNIMYLKARLISIKNIKKGQKISYCGTFKAKKDMKVGIVSFGYADGLPRAVSNKGYVLIKGKKAYIIGNITMDMTIVDLTDIDAKIGDEVIIIGKSGKEEIKFSDIAKISDTISYEIMCGISKRVKRIEKVKNGTR from the coding sequence ATAAGAAGCTGGGCAGAAGTTTATACAGATTTATTAACTGGAAATTGTGAAAAAATATACAAATTTTCAAAAAAAGATATTATTGCAGTAGTAAAAGCAGATGCTTATGGACATGATTCTGTAATTATCTCTAAAACCTTAGAAAAAATCCCATTTGTAAAAATATTAGCAGTAGCTACTGCTGAAGAAGGAAAGATTTTAAGAGAAAAAGGTATAAAAAAAGATATTCTTGTTTTAGGTGGAATTTTAAAAGATGAGATTGAATATTTTAATAAATACTCTTTAATTCCTGTAATTTCAGATTTTGAAAGTTTAAAATTAGTAAATTATTTAAAAAATAAAAATATCCATATTAAGTTTGATACTGGAATGTCAAGACTTGGATTTTATAAGAAAGATATAAATAAAATTATAGATTTAGTGAAAAGCTATGAAATAAAAATAGAAGGCTTAATGAGTCATTTTCCTTCTGCAGATATTGATAAAGAGTTTACTTTAAAACAGATAGAAGATTTTAAAAGTATAGTTAATCTTTTTAGAAAAAATAAAATCTATCCAGAATATATCCATATCCAAAATAGTGCAGGGCTTATTTATAAATGTGATTTTTGCAATTTAGTTAGAGTTGGACTTGTTTTATATGGTGAAAAACCATTTGAAGATTTCCCTTTAAATATTAAAAATATAATGTATTTAAAAGCAAGATTAATCTCTATTAAAAACATAAAAAAAGGTCAAAAAATATCTTATTGTGGAACCTTTAAAGCAAAAAAAGATATGAAAGTAGGTATTGTTTCTTTTGGATATGCAGATGGTCTTCCAAGAGCAGTATCAAATAAAGGATATGTTTTAATAAAAGGAAAAAAGGCATATATTATAGGAAATATTACAATGGATATGACAATTGTAGATTTAACAGATATAGATGCAAAAATTGGTGATGAAGTTATAATAATAGGAAAATCAGGTAAAGAAGAAATAAAATTTAGTGATATTGCAAAAATATCAGATACTATATCTTATGAGATAATGTGTGGAATATCTAAAAGAGTAAAAAGAATTGAAAAGGTGAAAAATGGGACAAGGTAA
- a CDS encoding sigma-54-dependent transcriptional regulator codes for MGQGNLSILVVDDEENIRNLVQDILEDEGYFVETAISIKDAKQKLKEKEFDIIFLDVWLPDGDGIELISDIKQSNKNAKIVMISGHANIPIAVKALKLGAYDFLEKPISTEAILAILEKAEEEIKKEIEFEFLKQKEETEIQIIGESPPIRKLKQQIQKVAKTNAWVLIYGENGTGKELVAKSIHYLSDRADKPFVDINCAAIPDDLFEAELFGYEKGAFTNAVSRKIGKLEIASGGTLFLDEVADLSLKAQAKLLRVLEEKTFTRLGGNQKIKVDLRVISATNKNIDEEIEKGNFRQDLAFRLSVIPLKVPPLRERGNDIILLAEHFLKVSCIENKMDIPEISEEVKKAFLKYLWPGNVRELKNLMERLCIFSTGKITIEDLPDYITGKQSKSVGINFGIRPLKEVREMAEKEVIKKALEKYGNKNLKQIAKILEVDLSSLYRKIKQYNLD; via the coding sequence ATGGGACAAGGTAATCTTTCTATATTAGTTGTTGATGATGAGGAAAATATAAGAAATTTAGTTCAGGATATTTTAGAAGATGAAGGATATTTTGTAGAAACTGCCATTTCAATAAAAGATGCAAAACAGAAGTTAAAAGAAAAAGAGTTTGATATTATTTTCCTTGATGTATGGCTTCCTGATGGAGATGGTATAGAGCTTATTTCTGATATAAAACAATCAAACAAAAATGCAAAAATAGTAATGATTTCTGGCCATGCAAATATACCAATTGCAGTTAAAGCTTTAAAGCTTGGTGCTTATGATTTCTTAGAAAAACCTATATCTACAGAAGCTATTTTAGCTATTTTAGAAAAAGCTGAAGAAGAGATAAAAAAAGAAATAGAGTTTGAGTTTTTAAAACAAAAAGAAGAAACAGAAATTCAGATTATTGGGGAAAGTCCTCCAATAAGAAAACTAAAGCAACAGATTCAAAAAGTGGCAAAAACAAATGCATGGGTTTTAATTTATGGAGAAAATGGCACAGGAAAAGAACTTGTAGCAAAATCAATCCATTATTTATCAGATAGAGCAGATAAACCTTTTGTTGATATTAACTGTGCGGCAATTCCTGATGATTTATTTGAGGCTGAACTTTTTGGATATGAAAAAGGAGCATTTACAAATGCAGTATCAAGAAAAATAGGAAAACTTGAAATTGCAAGTGGCGGAACATTATTTTTAGATGAAGTAGCAGATTTAAGTTTAAAAGCTCAAGCAAAGCTTTTAAGAGTTTTAGAAGAAAAAACTTTTACAAGACTTGGAGGAAACCAAAAAATAAAGGTTGATTTGAGAGTAATTTCTGCTACTAATAAAAATATAGATGAAGAGATAGAAAAAGGAAATTTTAGGCAGGATTTAGCTTTTAGATTATCAGTTATACCTTTAAAAGTGCCACCTCTTAGAGAAAGAGGAAATGATATTATTTTACTTGCTGAGCATTTTTTAAAGGTTTCTTGTATTGAAAATAAAATGGATATTCCAGAGATTTCAGAAGAAGTAAAAAAAGCATTTTTAAAATATTTATGGCCAGGAAATGTAAGAGAGTTAAAAAATCTTATGGAAAGACTTTGTATCTTTAGCACTGGAAAAATAACCATTGAAGATTTACCTGATTATATTACAGGGAAACAATCAAAATCTGTAGGAATAAACTTTGGTATAAGACCTTTAAAAGAAGTAAGAGAAATGGCAGAAAAAGAGGTTATCAAAAAAGCCCTTGAAAAATATGGAAATAAAAATCTAAAACAGATAGCTAAAATCTTAGAGGTAGATTTATCTTCTTTATACAGAAAAATAAAGCAGTATAATTTAGACTAA
- the hisIE gene encoding bifunctional phosphoribosyl-AMP cyclohydrolase/phosphoribosyl-ATP diphosphatase HisIE yields MDIDINKIKFDEKGLVPVITQSYYTGKVLMQAYANKEAIEKTIETGYATYFSRSRNKLWIKGETSGNKQKIVKIKIDCDEDSILYLVKDYGVACHTGEESCFYRDIDFKEDQKPDAYEIFHKLYEKIESRRKEKPENSYVAKMFEKGSDKIIQKVGEEAVETVIALKNKDKDEIVYEASDLLFHLIMALVDAGVSLQDIQEELLRRYK; encoded by the coding sequence ATAGATATAGATATAAATAAAATAAAATTTGATGAAAAAGGGCTTGTTCCTGTTATTACTCAAAGTTATTATACTGGCAAAGTTTTAATGCAAGCTTATGCAAATAAAGAAGCAATAGAAAAAACAATAGAAACTGGATATGCAACCTATTTTTCCCGCTCAAGAAATAAATTATGGATAAAAGGAGAAACTTCTGGTAATAAACAAAAAATAGTAAAAATAAAGATAGATTGTGATGAAGATAGTATCTTATATTTAGTTAAAGATTATGGAGTAGCTTGCCATACAGGAGAAGAAAGCTGTTTTTATAGAGATATTGATTTTAAAGAAGATCAAAAACCTGATGCTTATGAGATTTTCCATAAACTTTACGAAAAAATAGAAAGTAGAAGAAAAGAAAAACCTGAGAACTCTTATGTTGCAAAAATGTTTGAAAAAGGTTCAGATAAAATAATACAAAAAGTTGGAGAAGAGGCAGTTGAAACTGTTATAGCCCTAAAAAATAAAGATAAAGATGAGATTGTTTATGAAGCATCTGATCTTTTATTTCATCTTATAATGGCACTTGTAGATGCAGGGGTTAGTTTACAAGATATTCAGGAAGAGCTTTTAAGAAGATATAAATAA
- a CDS encoding diacylglycerol/polyprenol kinase family protein has translation MKKEIYRKLFHIVSILLLLIPLNIFGKYSITILMILMLVIFYPISRYKIKNKLTEPFWILLEFIERKENMETLPAKQAFSLALGLIIVSLLFDKNITTISIICLAIYDGVATIVGRFFGKVEIINKRTLEGTTAGFIANVFILFLFVKDIWISILITIATVLIEISSSKDDILTDDNFTIPVGVAFFSWFLFLYLKGIGINV, from the coding sequence ATGAAAAAAGAAATTTACAGAAAGCTTTTTCATATTGTTTCAATATTATTACTTCTTATTCCTCTTAATATATTTGGTAAGTATTCTATTACAATATTGATGATTCTTATGCTTGTAATATTTTATCCAATTTCAAGATATAAAATAAAAAACAAACTTACTGAACCTTTTTGGATACTTCTTGAGTTTATAGAAAGAAAAGAAAATATGGAAACATTACCTGCAAAACAAGCTTTTTCTCTTGCATTAGGGCTTATTATTGTTTCTTTATTATTTGACAAAAATATAACTACTATCTCAATAATCTGTTTAGCTATATACGATGGTGTTGCTACTATTGTAGGTAGATTTTTTGGGAAAGTAGAAATAATAAATAAAAGAACATTAGAAGGAACAACTGCCGGATTTATAGCAAATGTTTTTATTCTTTTTTTATTTGTTAAAGATATTTGGATATCTATATTAATTACAATAGCTACTGTATTAATAGAAATTTCAAGTAGTAAAGATGATATTCTTACAGATGATAATTTTACAATACCTGTAGGTGTTGCATTTTTCTCGTGGTTTTTATTTTTATACTTAAAAGGAATTGGAATAAATGTATAA